One Heterodontus francisci isolate sHetFra1 chromosome 37, sHetFra1.hap1, whole genome shotgun sequence genomic window carries:
- the gpr157 gene encoding G-protein coupled receptor 157 isoform X2 has protein sequence MVHLISFFFKEDFFCAWCNLSLNMLSVPQTEVYTYEKIVIFISCCFSFLGSSLIIGTHFWWPDLRTRARQLLVYLSLADLLSALSYSYGVLRDFQSSSWDCVLQGAVSTFANTSSFFWTVAIALYLYIIIVRSEQTLADSLVSWFHAVSWFVPLVITVAAVSLQKIGYDASDVSVGWCWVSIQAEDHVLWMLLTGKIWEFIAYITLPTLYILIKKHIYRAHEALSEYRPILASSSSRHTRSSIADRKLTIIPIIFIFLRIWSTVRFILTLCNSPAVKNGMLVILH, from the exons ATGGTGCATctgatctcttttttttttaaagaagattTTTTTTGTGCTTGGTGCAATTTGAGTTTAAACATGCTGAGTGTGCCCCAGACAGAGGTTTACACGTACGAGAAGATTGTCATTTTTATCTCTTGTTGCTTCTCTTTCTTGGGCTCCTCGTTAATCATTGGGACTCACTTCTGGTGGCCGGATTTACGAACTCGAGCCCGGCAGCTGCTCGTCTACCTCTCGCTCGCTGACTTGCTCTCGGCGCTTTCCTATTCCTATGGGGTTCTGCGGGATTTCCAGAGCTCCAGCTGGGACTGTGTGTTACAGGGAGCCGTGTCCACCTTCGCCAACACCAGCTCCTTCTTCTGGACGGTGGCGATCGCCCTCTATTTGTACATAATCATCGTCAGGTCCGAACAGACTCTGGCCGATAGTTTGGTCTCCTGGTTTCACGCCGTTAG TTGGTTCGTGCCACTTGTGATCACCGTGGCTGCCGTTAGCCTGCAGAAAATAGGTTATGATGCATCCGATGTGTCGGTGGGCTGGTGCTGGGTCAGCATTCAGGCAGAGGATCATGTCTTGTGGATGCTGCTAACAGGCAAAATCTGGGAATTCATAGCCTACATCACCCTGCCAACTCTGTACATCCTCATTAAGAAGCACATCTACAGAGCG CATGAAGCTTTATCGGAGTACCGCCCCATCCTCGCCAGTAGCTCCAGCCGTCACACAAGGTCTTCAATTGCAGATCGCAAGCTTACCATTATACCCATCATATTCATCTTCCTTCGAATCTGGAGCACAGTGAGGTTCATTCTGACACTTTGCAATTCGCCTGCTGTGAAAAATGGAATGCTAGTAATACTACAT TAA
- the gpr157 gene encoding G-protein coupled receptor 157 isoform X1 has translation MVHLISFFFKEDFFCAWCNLSLNMLSVPQTEVYTYEKIVIFISCCFSFLGSSLIIGTHFWWPDLRTRARQLLVYLSLADLLSALSYSYGVLRDFQSSSWDCVLQGAVSTFANTSSFFWTVAIALYLYIIIVRSEQTLADSLVSWFHAVSWFVPLVITVAAVSLQKIGYDASDVSVGWCWVSIQAEDHVLWMLLTGKIWEFIAYITLPTLYILIKKHIYRAHEALSEYRPILASSSSRHTRSSIADRKLTIIPIIFIFLRIWSTVRFILTLCNSPAVKNGMLVILHGIGNTFQGAANCIIFVLCTQVVRTRLVSCLCSCFKYEIDLTPHKATVNNDREAVSRQNAEMIPSYVTEE, from the exons ATGGTGCATctgatctcttttttttttaaagaagattTTTTTTGTGCTTGGTGCAATTTGAGTTTAAACATGCTGAGTGTGCCCCAGACAGAGGTTTACACGTACGAGAAGATTGTCATTTTTATCTCTTGTTGCTTCTCTTTCTTGGGCTCCTCGTTAATCATTGGGACTCACTTCTGGTGGCCGGATTTACGAACTCGAGCCCGGCAGCTGCTCGTCTACCTCTCGCTCGCTGACTTGCTCTCGGCGCTTTCCTATTCCTATGGGGTTCTGCGGGATTTCCAGAGCTCCAGCTGGGACTGTGTGTTACAGGGAGCCGTGTCCACCTTCGCCAACACCAGCTCCTTCTTCTGGACGGTGGCGATCGCCCTCTATTTGTACATAATCATCGTCAGGTCCGAACAGACTCTGGCCGATAGTTTGGTCTCCTGGTTTCACGCCGTTAG TTGGTTCGTGCCACTTGTGATCACCGTGGCTGCCGTTAGCCTGCAGAAAATAGGTTATGATGCATCCGATGTGTCGGTGGGCTGGTGCTGGGTCAGCATTCAGGCAGAGGATCATGTCTTGTGGATGCTGCTAACAGGCAAAATCTGGGAATTCATAGCCTACATCACCCTGCCAACTCTGTACATCCTCATTAAGAAGCACATCTACAGAGCG CATGAAGCTTTATCGGAGTACCGCCCCATCCTCGCCAGTAGCTCCAGCCGTCACACAAGGTCTTCAATTGCAGATCGCAAGCTTACCATTATACCCATCATATTCATCTTCCTTCGAATCTGGAGCACAGTGAGGTTCATTCTGACACTTTGCAATTCGCCTGCTGTGAAAAATGGAATGCTAGTAATACTACAT GGAATAGGAAACAcctttcaaggagcagctaattgcATCATATTTGTCCTTTGCACTCAAGTTGTTCGGACTCGACTGGTTTCCTGCCTGTGCAGCTGCTTTAAGTACGAGATTGATCTGACGCCCCACAAGGCCACAGTGAACAATGACAGGGAAGCAGTGTCTCGACAGAATGCAGAAATGATTCCCTCGTATGTAACTGAAGAGTAA